A stretch of the Planctomycetota bacterium genome encodes the following:
- a CDS encoding FtsW/RodA/SpoVE family cell cycle protein encodes MIRSGLEGLMLAEGGGAKARWAIANFAWLSVAAGLALSLLGIYAIDLSQRDAGEPGLATEAVRQAIFFGVGLVAAAAVCVPHYRWIGALRWPLAVLMLGLLVFLLIPAVPAWLVTPRNGTRGWIDLGPMDFQPSEVTKIAFVLVLAWYLRYRTSHRRFLGLVVPGLMAFVPIALITVQPDLGTASLFVPALFAIVLAAGAKLRHLLVIVVVALLAAPASYPILKPHQKERVVGLIRQIQDSKEGADDINYQSFTAQKLVGAGRLGGNADAHARALVRYNRLPEAHNDMVFSVLATRFGMWGAVGVLGLYLAWLLGALGVAATCSEPFGRLMVVGLAAFIAAQLVINVGMNIGLVPIIGITLPFLSYGGSSMATVWLMTGLVLSVGLRRSQQPYRPSFEYADRDAPPVLDHVRTRPSP; translated from the coding sequence ATGATCCGCAGCGGCCTCGAGGGCCTGATGCTGGCCGAGGGCGGCGGCGCGAAGGCGCGCTGGGCCATCGCCAACTTTGCCTGGCTCTCGGTCGCCGCGGGGCTGGCGCTCTCGCTGCTGGGGATCTACGCGATCGACCTCTCGCAGCGGGACGCCGGCGAGCCCGGCCTCGCGACCGAAGCGGTCCGCCAGGCTATCTTCTTCGGCGTGGGCCTCGTCGCCGCCGCCGCCGTCTGCGTGCCGCACTACCGCTGGATCGGCGCTCTCCGCTGGCCGCTGGCGGTGCTCATGCTGGGGTTGCTGGTGTTCCTGCTGATCCCCGCGGTGCCGGCGTGGCTGGTCACGCCTCGCAACGGGACGCGGGGCTGGATCGACCTGGGCCCGATGGACTTCCAGCCCTCGGAGGTCACCAAGATCGCCTTCGTGCTCGTGCTGGCCTGGTACCTGCGGTACCGCACGAGCCACCGCCGATTCCTGGGACTGGTGGTGCCGGGGCTGATGGCCTTCGTGCCCATCGCGCTCATCACGGTGCAGCCCGACCTGGGCACCGCGTCGCTCTTCGTGCCGGCGCTCTTCGCCATCGTGCTCGCCGCGGGCGCCAAGCTGCGGCACCTGCTGGTGATCGTCGTCGTGGCGCTGCTGGCGGCGCCGGCGAGCTATCCCATCCTCAAGCCCCACCAGAAGGAACGCGTCGTCGGCCTGATCCGCCAGATCCAGGACAGCAAGGAGGGCGCCGACGACATCAACTACCAGAGCTTCACCGCCCAGAAGCTCGTCGGCGCCGGACGCCTCGGAGGCAACGCCGATGCCCACGCCCGAGCGCTCGTCCGCTACAACCGCCTGCCCGAGGCCCACAACGACATGGTCTTCAGCGTGCTGGCCACCCGCTTCGGCATGTGGGGGGCCGTGGGCGTCCTGGGGCTCTACCTCGCCTGGCTGCTGGGCGCCCTGGGCGTGGCGGCGACGTGCTCGGAGCCGTTCGGCCGGCTGATGGTGGTGGGGCTGGCCGCCTTCATCGCCGCGCAGCTGGTCATCAACGTGGGCATGAACATCGGGCTGGTGCCGATCATCGGCATCACGCTGCCCTTCCTCAGCTACGGCGGCAGCAGCATGGCGACGGTCTGGCTGATGACGGGCCTGGTGCTCAGCGTCGGGCTTCGCCGAAGCCAGCAGCCCTACCGCCCGTCCTTCGAATACGCTGATCGAGATGCCCCGCCCGTCCTCGACCACGTCCGCACGCGACCGAGCCCCTAG
- the rsmG gene encoding 16S rRNA (guanine(527)-N(7))-methyltransferase RsmG gives MPRPSSTTSARDRAPSDAAPGREQTPEAFVAEVLAAAPAEPLAPPPAFLEAAAELGIAFEVDDLERLGRFLALLLHANTAMNLTAIRDAGEAWHKHVLDALTLLAPLADLPAGARVIDVGTGGGVPGIPLAIARPDLAVTLLDATAKKAAFARAAADVLGVERAAVLAGRCEALARDAAHRDAYAAAVARALGPLPTAAELVLPFVQPGGLAVFIKGQRADEELAQAKHALHALHAAHAGTIDTPTGRLVVLEKLRATPGAYPRANGEPKRRPLGSEPGRSGA, from the coding sequence ATGCCCCGCCCGTCCTCGACCACGTCCGCACGCGACCGAGCCCCTAGCGACGCCGCGCCCGGCCGCGAGCAAACGCCCGAGGCCTTCGTCGCCGAGGTCCTGGCCGCCGCGCCGGCCGAACCGCTCGCGCCGCCGCCCGCCTTCCTTGAGGCCGCCGCTGAGCTCGGCATCGCCTTCGAGGTGGATGACCTCGAACGCCTGGGCCGATTCCTCGCCCTGCTGCTGCACGCCAACACGGCGATGAACCTGACGGCGATCCGCGACGCGGGCGAGGCCTGGCACAAGCACGTGCTCGATGCGCTCACGCTGCTCGCGCCCCTCGCCGACCTGCCCGCGGGTGCGCGGGTGATCGACGTGGGCACGGGCGGTGGGGTGCCGGGGATCCCCCTGGCTATCGCGCGGCCCGACCTCGCGGTAACCCTGCTCGACGCCACGGCCAAGAAGGCCGCGTTTGCGCGCGCCGCAGCGGATGTGTTGGGCGTGGAACGTGCCGCGGTGCTCGCGGGCCGCTGCGAGGCGCTCGCCCGCGATGCGGCCCACCGCGACGCCTACGCCGCCGCCGTCGCCCGGGCCCTCGGCCCGCTACCGACCGCCGCCGAGTTGGTGCTGCCCTTCGTCCAGCCCGGCGGCCTGGCGGTGTTCATCAAGGGGCAGAGGGCCGACGAGGAGCTTGCGCAGGCGAAGCACGCGCTGCACGCACTGCACGCCGCCCATGCCGGGACCATCGACACGCCGACGGGCCGGCTCGTGGTCCTCGAGAAGCTGCGGGCGACGCCCGGGGCGTACCCGCGGGCCAACGGCGAGCCGAAGCGCAGGCCGCTGGGATCCGAACCTGGTCGCTCCGGTGCCTGA
- a CDS encoding vitamin B12 dependent-methionine synthase activation domain-containing protein, with translation MPEDPDSTSHDSGHRPSYDAGYDPLQAFIDLFQDVDAVGESAETKKDLTLEERLRAHIIDGEKQDLTACLDEAMQHYPPLAIINDHLLDGMKTVGELFGSGQMQLPFVLQSAEVMKMAVAHLEPHMERSDGDTKGSIVLATVKGDVHDIGKNLVDIILSNNGYTVHNIGIKQTLTQILDAWKETKADAIGLSGLLVKSVTVMEENLRELNEQAIDVPVILGGAALTRHYCEGHLRGVYNGSVYYGKDAFEGLRTMDFLKDGRAEQLDREIQERLGKRTEAERVVAEARAKQADQQDAFAESKHSQAATTERVRSGVSADVEVPVAPFYGSRVITDVPLDDIYPYINPVALFRGQWQFKKGGRSNDDFEAYLDDEVRPIFDRLKARLRDDRVLRPKLVYGYWPAQSDGDDLIVFDPNDHDREIERFRFPRQDGKKRLCIADFFRATDTGEKDVLGLSCVTMGEDVSRLAKSLFDANNFSEYLYVHGMGVETAEALAELWHKRMRAELGIGGDDSPRIPELFRQKYRGSRYSPGYPACPDMSDQEILWRLLEPERIGCVLTENWQIDPEQSTSAFVVHHPEAKYFNI, from the coding sequence TTGCCTGAAGATCCGGATTCCACAAGCCACGACTCGGGCCACCGCCCGAGCTACGACGCGGGCTACGACCCGCTCCAGGCCTTCATCGATCTGTTCCAGGACGTCGACGCCGTCGGAGAGTCGGCCGAGACCAAAAAAGACCTCACGCTCGAGGAACGGCTCCGCGCCCACATCATCGACGGCGAGAAGCAGGACCTGACGGCCTGCCTCGACGAGGCGATGCAGCATTACCCGCCGCTGGCAATCATCAACGACCACCTGCTCGACGGCATGAAGACCGTCGGCGAGCTCTTCGGCAGCGGGCAGATGCAGCTGCCCTTCGTGCTGCAGTCCGCGGAGGTCATGAAGATGGCCGTCGCCCACCTCGAGCCCCACATGGAGCGCAGCGACGGCGACACCAAGGGCTCCATCGTGCTCGCCACCGTCAAGGGCGACGTGCACGACATCGGCAAGAACCTCGTCGACATCATCCTCAGCAACAACGGCTACACCGTCCACAACATCGGCATCAAGCAGACGCTCACGCAGATCCTCGACGCCTGGAAGGAGACCAAGGCCGACGCCATCGGCCTCAGCGGCTTGCTGGTCAAATCCGTCACGGTCATGGAGGAGAACCTCAGGGAGCTCAACGAGCAGGCCATCGACGTGCCGGTGATCCTGGGCGGCGCCGCCCTCACCCGGCACTACTGCGAGGGCCACCTCCGCGGCGTCTACAACGGCAGCGTGTACTACGGCAAGGACGCCTTCGAGGGCCTCCGCACGATGGACTTCCTCAAGGACGGTCGAGCCGAACAGCTCGATCGGGAGATCCAGGAACGGCTGGGCAAGCGGACCGAGGCCGAGCGGGTCGTCGCCGAGGCCCGCGCCAAGCAGGCCGACCAGCAGGACGCCTTTGCCGAGAGCAAGCACTCACAAGCCGCCACCACCGAACGCGTCCGCAGCGGCGTCTCCGCCGACGTCGAGGTTCCGGTCGCACCGTTCTACGGCTCGCGGGTCATCACGGACGTCCCCCTCGACGACATTTATCCCTATATCAACCCCGTCGCGCTCTTCCGCGGCCAGTGGCAGTTCAAGAAGGGCGGCCGCAGCAACGACGACTTCGAGGCCTACCTCGACGACGAGGTCCGACCCATCTTCGATCGCCTCAAGGCCCGCCTCCGCGATGATCGCGTGCTCCGGCCGAAGCTGGTCTACGGCTACTGGCCCGCGCAGAGCGACGGCGACGACCTGATCGTCTTCGATCCCAACGACCACGACCGCGAGATCGAACGCTTCCGCTTCCCGAGGCAGGACGGCAAGAAGCGCTTGTGCATCGCCGACTTCTTCCGGGCGACCGACACCGGCGAGAAGGACGTGCTCGGGCTCAGCTGCGTGACGATGGGCGAGGACGTCAGCCGCCTCGCCAAGAGCCTGTTCGACGCCAACAACTTCAGCGAGTACCTCTACGTGCACGGCATGGGTGTCGAGACCGCCGAGGCACTCGCCGAGCTGTGGCACAAGCGGATGCGAGCGGAGCTGGGCATCGGCGGCGACGACTCGCCCCGCATCCCCGAGCTCTTCCGCCAGAAGTACCGCGGCAGCCGCTACAGCCCGGGCTACCCCGCCTGCCCCGACATGAGCGACCAGGAGATCCTCTGGCGCTTGCTCGAGCCGGAACGCATCGGCTGCGTGCTCACCGAGAACTGGCAGATCGACCCCGAGCAGAGCACCAGCGCCTTCGTGGTGCATCACCCCGAGGCCAAGTACTTCAACATCTGA
- a CDS encoding penicillin-binding transpeptidase domain-containing protein, which translates to MGMYDKDGLGMFHGRLLLLAGLMLLGTAVLGAQLVRLTAVEGAQLRAEAERRLVRLSWEPTTRGRILDRTGRVLAQDRPAFDVRVDYDVLSGEWAGVWSAFFARRAHAEAWPELGRTQRSELAEAYEPFFADHAERGLAVLADHAGVPLEEIYERRKEALDRVGVIRRNFVSNRLRELRRAATARGRELSQEHERRLERQADRPVREERRPHTVIPAVGDDAGFDVLDLAERTAVLEVPLVSDAPADFGEPTAGFARVEVPAVPGLVVGNSRAREYPFDRVTVDLDRSTLPGPLHDESAMSVTVDGVTSHLVGWVREGVYQEDPAVRRAWLGANPAERARAETDRGTDRGQYMEGDRVGHTGIEAAMEHRLRGLRGLRVRQLDTGDERLIPREPGRDATLTIDAVLQARIAAAMSPEVGLAVAQPWHADSKFRRDTGEPLSGAAVVLDVRTGEVLAMVSTPTMPIADARGGIQIDDDAIGVSDPRINRAVSAIYPPGSIAKAMVLAWAGSRGEHALHERIPCTGHFLENRQDILRCWIYRPDAFQTHTGVLGEDPDEAQALMVSCNIYFNTLGARLGVDRVFECYRAFGVGRRPIQLPDAVPGNLGLVGPLAGTPLTNVDAALMGIGQGPVVWSPMHAANAYATLARGGVRIEPTIVRGADGRRDDIGLEPEVVRQALRGLWLSTNDYRGTGYHVSIDGIYNRYFNAPGVTIWGKTGTAQAPATLLKSVPGQEDPQPVTEKYTHAWFVGLVGEGEDPEAAEPRYAIAVLMEFAGSGGRVSAPVANQIIHALQAEGYLGGATRTAQLGRDG; encoded by the coding sequence ATGGGCATGTACGACAAAGATGGCCTGGGCATGTTCCACGGCCGGCTGCTGCTGCTGGCCGGGCTGATGCTGCTGGGCACGGCCGTGCTCGGCGCCCAGCTCGTGCGGCTGACGGCGGTCGAGGGCGCCCAGCTGCGGGCCGAGGCCGAGCGGCGGCTCGTGCGCCTGTCGTGGGAGCCCACGACCCGCGGCCGCATCCTCGATCGCACGGGGCGGGTGCTCGCACAGGATCGGCCGGCCTTCGATGTCCGCGTCGACTACGACGTGCTCAGCGGCGAATGGGCGGGCGTGTGGTCGGCCTTCTTCGCCCGCCGCGCCCACGCGGAGGCCTGGCCCGAGCTGGGCCGCACCCAGCGGAGCGAGCTGGCCGAGGCCTACGAGCCCTTCTTCGCCGATCACGCCGAGCGGGGCCTGGCCGTCCTCGCCGACCACGCGGGCGTGCCGCTCGAGGAGATCTACGAGCGGCGGAAGGAGGCGCTGGATCGCGTCGGTGTCATCAGGCGAAACTTTGTGAGCAACCGGCTCAGGGAGCTCCGCCGCGCCGCAACCGCCCGCGGCCGCGAGCTCAGCCAGGAGCACGAGCGGCGGCTCGAACGCCAGGCCGACCGCCCGGTCCGCGAGGAGCGAAGGCCGCACACGGTCATCCCCGCCGTGGGCGACGATGCGGGCTTCGACGTGCTGGACCTGGCCGAGCGAACAGCCGTGCTCGAGGTGCCGCTGGTGAGCGATGCCCCCGCCGACTTCGGCGAGCCCACCGCCGGCTTCGCCCGCGTCGAGGTGCCCGCGGTGCCCGGGCTCGTCGTCGGCAACAGCCGCGCCCGCGAGTACCCCTTCGATCGCGTCACCGTCGATCTCGACCGGTCGACGCTGCCCGGTCCGCTGCACGACGAAAGCGCCATGAGCGTCACCGTCGACGGCGTCACCAGCCACCTCGTGGGCTGGGTCCGCGAGGGCGTGTACCAGGAAGACCCCGCCGTCCGCAGAGCCTGGCTCGGAGCCAACCCCGCGGAGCGCGCCCGGGCCGAGACCGACCGGGGCACCGATCGCGGCCAGTACATGGAGGGCGATCGCGTCGGCCACACCGGCATCGAGGCGGCCATGGAGCACCGGCTCCGCGGCCTCCGCGGCCTCCGCGTCCGCCAGCTCGATACCGGCGACGAGCGACTCATCCCGCGCGAGCCCGGCCGCGACGCGACGCTCACCATCGATGCGGTGCTCCAGGCCCGCATCGCGGCGGCCATGTCGCCCGAGGTCGGCCTGGCCGTCGCCCAGCCCTGGCACGCCGACTCGAAGTTCCGCCGCGACACCGGCGAGCCGCTCAGCGGCGCCGCCGTCGTGCTCGATGTCCGCACCGGCGAGGTGCTGGCGATGGTCTCGACGCCCACCATGCCCATCGCCGACGCCCGGGGCGGCATCCAGATCGACGACGACGCCATCGGCGTCAGCGACCCCCGCATCAACCGCGCCGTGTCGGCCATCTACCCACCCGGGTCCATCGCCAAGGCCATGGTCCTCGCCTGGGCGGGCTCCCGCGGCGAGCACGCGCTGCACGAGCGCATCCCCTGCACCGGCCACTTCCTCGAGAACCGCCAGGACATCCTCCGCTGCTGGATCTACCGGCCCGACGCCTTCCAAACGCACACCGGCGTCCTGGGCGAGGACCCCGACGAGGCCCAGGCGCTCATGGTCTCGTGCAACATCTACTTCAACACGCTCGGTGCGCGGCTCGGCGTCGATCGCGTCTTCGAGTGCTACCGGGCCTTCGGCGTCGGACGCCGGCCCATCCAACTCCCCGACGCGGTGCCCGGCAACCTGGGCCTCGTCGGTCCGCTGGCCGGCACGCCCCTGACCAACGTCGACGCGGCGCTCATGGGCATCGGCCAGGGGCCCGTCGTCTGGTCGCCGATGCACGCGGCCAACGCCTACGCCACGCTCGCCCGCGGGGGCGTCCGCATCGAGCCCACGATCGTCCGCGGCGCAGACGGGCGTCGCGATGACATCGGCCTCGAGCCCGAGGTCGTCCGCCAGGCGCTACGCGGCCTGTGGCTCTCGACCAACGACTACCGCGGCACGGGCTACCACGTCTCGATCGACGGCATCTACAACCGCTACTTCAACGCCCCGGGCGTCACGATCTGGGGCAAGACCGGCACCGCCCAGGCCCCCGCCACGCTGCTCAAGAGCGTCCCGGGCCAAGAGGACCCCCAGCCCGTCACCGAGAAGTACACCCACGCGTGGTTCGTCGGGCTCGTCGGCGAGGGCGAGGACCCCGAGGCCGCCGAGCCCCGCTACGCCATCGCCGTGCTCATGGAGTTCGCCGGCAGCGGCGGCCGGGTGAGCGCGCCCGTCGCCAACCAGATCATCCATGCGCTCCAGGCCGAGGGATACCTCGGCGGCGCCACCCGCACCGCGCAGCTGGGCCGGGACGGATGA
- a CDS encoding helicase C-terminal domain-containing protein: MPDTRALLGRDGPIARALGDGYEPREPQLGMASAVEHAMDERAGLLVEAGTGVGKSFAYLVPAIVRAVCRGERVLVSTHTIALQEQLIERDIPFLQRTLEEELAGSVEHPAALRPCLVKGRGNYVSVRRLELASARQHSLLPDAASRRSLHVIEDWAYQTRDGTLSTLPALDRPAVWDRVQSDSGNCMGRKCPRNAQCFYQNARRAMEGANLLVTNHALFFSDRALRMRGAGFLPVVDHVVLDEAHTVEDVAGDHFGLSLTEGRAMHLLGILLHARTRKGYLARLELPDDRAVHRAIEAVEEAEAAARELFGSLAALAGTPASGWGAAATTRVREPDVIANPVSPAFADLAQRLRLLRDELSEDARYDADRYELNSYVLRADEIARTSEELLAQSVPGCVYWIEHGQSGGGRPRVALAAAPIEVGPILERELFGREHSVVLTSATIATSAREDGGFAHARDRLGAGEAETLALGSPFDYASQVRLVVDPRVGSPGRGADRGYESRLSAAIVEHVGGTHGGAFVLFTSLRLLRAMARATRDALGRQGIAVHAQEIDGPRGELLARFREDPSSALFGAASFWQGVDVPGAGLRNVLITRLPFDPPDRPVAEARAERLRERGEDPFRVDALPRAVIRFKQGFGRLVRSASDTGRVVVLDPRIVRSGYGRAFLAAVPEGVPVEVHEGVDLDDADAPEFGSAW, translated from the coding sequence GTGCCTGACACGCGGGCATTGCTGGGCCGCGACGGCCCGATCGCTCGCGCCCTCGGCGACGGCTACGAGCCCCGCGAGCCGCAGCTGGGCATGGCCTCCGCCGTCGAGCACGCGATGGACGAGCGGGCCGGCCTGCTGGTCGAGGCGGGCACGGGCGTGGGCAAGAGCTTCGCCTACCTCGTGCCGGCGATCGTGCGGGCCGTCTGCCGGGGCGAGCGGGTGCTCGTTTCGACGCACACCATCGCGCTGCAGGAGCAGCTCATCGAACGCGACATCCCATTCCTGCAGCGCACGCTAGAGGAAGAACTCGCCGGGAGCGTCGAGCACCCCGCGGCGCTGAGGCCCTGCCTTGTCAAGGGCCGGGGCAACTACGTCAGCGTGCGGCGTCTGGAGCTGGCCAGCGCGCGGCAGCACTCCCTGCTGCCCGACGCCGCCAGCCGGCGTTCGCTGCACGTCATCGAGGACTGGGCATACCAGACCCGGGATGGCACGCTCAGCACGCTGCCCGCGCTGGACCGGCCGGCCGTGTGGGACCGCGTGCAGAGCGACAGCGGCAACTGCATGGGCCGCAAGTGCCCGCGGAACGCGCAGTGCTTCTACCAGAACGCCCGCCGCGCAATGGAGGGCGCCAACCTGCTGGTGACCAACCACGCGCTGTTCTTCAGCGATCGCGCGCTGCGGATGCGGGGCGCGGGCTTCCTGCCCGTGGTCGACCACGTCGTGCTCGACGAGGCCCACACCGTCGAGGATGTCGCGGGCGACCACTTCGGCCTCTCGCTGACCGAGGGGCGGGCGATGCACCTGCTGGGCATCCTGCTGCACGCGCGGACGCGGAAGGGCTATCTCGCCCGGCTCGAGCTGCCCGACGACCGGGCGGTGCATCGCGCGATCGAGGCGGTCGAGGAAGCCGAGGCGGCGGCCCGCGAGCTGTTCGGCTCGCTCGCGGCGCTGGCTGGTACGCCGGCATCGGGCTGGGGAGCGGCGGCAACGACGCGGGTCCGCGAGCCGGACGTGATTGCCAATCCCGTGTCGCCGGCCTTCGCCGACCTCGCCCAGCGGCTCCGCTTGTTGCGGGACGAGCTGTCCGAGGACGCGCGCTACGACGCCGATCGCTACGAGCTGAACAGCTACGTGCTGCGGGCCGACGAGATCGCGCGGACGAGCGAGGAGCTGCTCGCCCAATCCGTGCCGGGCTGCGTCTACTGGATCGAGCACGGCCAATCCGGCGGCGGGCGGCCCCGCGTGGCGCTCGCGGCGGCGCCCATCGAGGTCGGGCCGATCCTGGAGCGCGAGCTGTTCGGGCGGGAGCACTCGGTGGTGCTGACCAGCGCCACGATCGCCACGTCGGCGCGCGAGGACGGCGGCTTCGCGCACGCACGGGACAGGCTCGGCGCCGGGGAGGCCGAGACGCTGGCACTCGGCTCGCCGTTCGATTACGCATCGCAGGTGCGGCTCGTCGTCGATCCGCGGGTGGGCTCGCCCGGCCGCGGGGCCGATCGCGGCTACGAGTCCCGGCTGTCGGCGGCGATCGTCGAGCACGTTGGCGGCACGCACGGCGGCGCGTTCGTGCTCTTCACGAGCCTCCGGCTGCTGCGGGCGATGGCCCGGGCGACACGGGATGCGCTCGGACGGCAGGGCATCGCGGTGCACGCCCAGGAGATCGACGGGCCACGGGGCGAGCTGCTCGCCCGCTTCCGCGAGGATCCCTCCTCGGCGCTCTTCGGGGCGGCGAGCTTCTGGCAGGGCGTCGACGTGCCGGGCGCGGGGCTGCGGAACGTCCTCATCACCCGGCTGCCCTTCGATCCGCCCGATCGCCCGGTGGCCGAGGCCCGGGCCGAGCGGCTCCGCGAGCGGGGCGAGGACCCCTTCCGCGTCGATGCGCTGCCGCGGGCGGTGATCCGCTTCAAGCAGGGCTTCGGCCGGCTGGTCCGCAGCGCGAGCGACACGGGCCGCGTCGTGGTGCTCGATCCGAGGATCGTCCGCAGCGGGTACGGCCGCGCGTTCCTGGCGGCGGTGCCGGAGGGCGTGCCCGTCGAGGTGCACGAGGGCGTCGATCTGGACGACGCGGATGCACCCGAGTTCGGGTCGGCGTGGTAG